ACGCGGGCATGGAGGGAGGATCTAATCAAATCAGTGTTCGGGTCGGCGGAGCTTTTCCGACCTCAGCAAATAATTTTGATGATTCAGCCAAAGCAGGAGTTGCTGGTGGTGTTCAATACCTTCGACACATCTCCGATCATCTTGGGATCGGATTTCAAGCTGATTATTTTACGTTCCCAGGAAAAGATCGGACGATCGTCCTCCCGAATGGAAACCTCGATGCGACCTCAGATTCTAATGCGGCTACAGCAGAGTTGGTTGGCCGATACTGCTTTCGCGTGGACAAAAAAATGAGGCCGTATCTTTTGGCCGGAGTGGGAGCAGCTCGATTCGCTCAGGAAACCAAAGGAACACCGAAAAATGGTACCACCTGGACGGATACGGCAACCCGAGAGGAAAGAACGGTCGCAGATGATTCATCTGCCAGCTTTGCGGCTTCTTTCGGAGTTGGTTTGGAAACTTCACTTTCGACTCGATTAATGATAGCGATAGAAGCCAACTGGCATGTGTTTGGAGTCGACAACGATGAGTTCGGTACCGATGCCATTAATGTTCCTAGTGCATTCTTGAGATTGGGCTGTCGGTTTTAAATTTTCCTTTCAATTCCACGAGCAAAGAAGTGTGATAGCACCATCGAAATCGTCGGTGCTATTGCAGGCAGGGGCAAAAAATCGCCCCCATTTGTATGGGAAAAAAGATGGTTTTCCGGCGAGGTGCCATAGTCCGTGGGATGCGATCACGATGGTTCCGCGGCCGGCGCAGTAAAAATTCCCTGCCTGTCATCGCGAGCCGAGCGCCGTTTGCGAGGCGTGGCGATCTCGTAAATAAAATCTCGACGGGAAACCCGCTTCTCGACGACAAATCGCCTAATTCCCGCCCACCATATGCCCACCGTTTGCCCCAGAATGCGCCACGTTAGGCAATGCTTGCCCGTCGTAGCCTTGGCGTAGGCGGGTTGGTCCATGTTGCTCGAAGTGGCGCAATATGGCGCGACTCTGTAGCAAAACCTGGTGCAAGCTCGGATAGCGGACTGTAGCACCTGCACAGTTGGGATTAGGGGCGAATATTGAGGCGATTTTCGACGATGTTCGGGGAAATTTCGAGTGCAATCAGGTGGAGGAGATGGTAAGCTTAACCGGTATGAAAAAGAAACTGCTCTACACAAACCCCCACTTGCGGTCCGCCAAAAAGTTTAGGGAAGGGGTTATCAGAAATGTCCTCAGTTCAACGGCCGTGGAAATCGGCAAGGTTCCGAAAGCACTTCAAAAGAAGATTGAAAGCTACGACTTCAAATCCTTCCCGTTAGTTAAATTTAAGCAGACTTCTCTGTTCGCTTAATCACTTCTCGAAAAATCTCTCCCATTGGTTTGTAGTTCCTATCGAGTCCTGCTCGCACAGCCGCGAAGTACCGTTTCTTAAAAGCTCCTTCCAAAACACTGAAATTTAGCTGGGGCAGGTCGGCCTGAAGCGCCATCAGTGTCGCCAATAAACGAGATAACCTGCCATTGCCTTCTCGAAACGGATGGATCAAAACAAGTTCCGTATGAACTTCCGCAAGGGCGTCTACAATCCGATCAAGTTCGGAAAAGTTGCAGGGAGTATGGCGGCGCAGCACATTGACTTCGAAATCTTTCATGAGCGTCGGAATTTGGCCTGACGAGGCGAAGACAAAGTCTGCTTTCCTCAATTGAACCTGTCTGTACTTTCCCGCCCACGAATAGATGTTGCCGAGCCAAATGTCATGCATGGAACAAATGTCCTCAGCCGTAAATCGATGGTCTTTTTTGACGTTCCGAATGAATAGAGTGGTTGCCTGTTCCAAGGCCGCGGTTTCCGCCGCATCCATGTCTTGTTTTCGTTTGATATGGAGCAGATTCTTAATGACTTGGTTTCTGGAACCTGGTTCAAACTGGGCCTCAATCAATCCAGAAACATCGTAGCGCTTCCCTTTTTTCATTGGGGCATTGTACCGCGCATGAAAACGGAAGGCTATCTCAAGATGGGTTGTTATGCGATTGGAGTGAGTCGAAACACCGCTTCTTTGAGGCGGAACGGTTGAAGATGGGAGTAAATTTGTGCGGTTCGGATATCGGAATGCTCCATGAGTTTGTCGATTTTGGCGAGGTTGACATCCGCCATCGCCAAGTGCGATGCAAAACTGTGACGAAGCGCGTACAGCGAGCCTTTGGTGATGCCGCAACGCTTCAGGAAATTCTTGAACATGTTGGACATCTGGTTGGTGCGCCGTTCCCACGGCAGAACCCGTGTGTGGTTTTGGCAGACAGAGCGCCAGGCTTTGAGATGTTCTTCCAACATGGTGAAGGTCAATTTCTCGAGCCTCGTAATCTTTTGGGTGCCAGCCGTCCTTCGGTGTAATTCGAAGCTGATGTTTGTCGAAATCCACGTCGACCAAGTCCAAGTTGAGCATCTCGCCCATGCGTAGCCCGTTGCATTGGTCCCTCCAATCAAGATTAAGAGCAAGGCCGACCTTATAAAGCATGGGTTGGCGAAAGTGAAGCTTTTCATGTGATTACCCTTTTCTTGTCACATTTTAATCACAACCCCTCATTAATACTTATCCCAAGATGTTGAGAATAACTTACCCGCGTTCGAAGGGAAATGGATCATGCCCAACGGGATTGAAAAAGAAAATTCAAAAAACCACTTTGGATTTTTTCCGCCCGGCCGACAAACTGCCTATGTTTGGTTGGAGTTCCGAAAGCTCAGGATATGATTCGGCAACTCTTAGAAGGTCACGAGATCACCAGCAAAACCGCGTCGAAGGCGTTTCCCGCCGCCGAAAAAGTCGGCGATCAAGCCACGATGGATTCATTGACGCAGAGATTGCACATTCACGAAAAAACGGCTTGGATGCTTCGGAGTCTGCTGGAGGATTGATAAGAAAGGTACAATGCTCCATCAATGATGACGAAAAAGTTTATCCATGTTTTCTTGGCTGGCTTGATGATTGTGAGTTCGTACCCTCTTCAAGTATCAGCCTCTCGACCGAAACCTGAAGACTGCGTTATTTGCGGTCACGTTTGTTGTTGTCCGGAGATGTGCAAGCCATTAATCAAAAAGATGAAGGACGAAGCTGCATCGCATTGCTCGATGAAGCGAAGTCAGGAGCAGCCAAAAGTCGAATCCTGTGATCAACCAAATTCCATTTGCAGTCTGCAGGGCGCACCGCCCGCTGGAATTATGAATTTAAAGAACGAAGGCGTTTGGCCGAACCCCCGACTCGCAATTTTGGGCGATGTTAAACCATTGTCCAGATCATCCAAGGAAGCGGTTATTGAATCTTCGCTTTGCCTTTCGTTTTTAGCTCCTGTGGAGATTCCAACCCCACCTCCTCGCAGTCGTCCTGCCTAAGTACACCAGATCATAAATTCGTTCCGGCTTGTGAAGCCAGCGAAGTCATCCTGAACGCAGTGAAGGATCTCTTGGGTATATAAATCCCGTAGAGATCCCTCGTTACGCTCGGGATGACAATTTTAGAATCCGGAACGAATTTATGATCCGGTGTACTAAGCAACCCTAAGTCCCTATCTAATTAATCTTGCTAATTGTGTCCGTTGCTTCTCCATTGAGAAGCAAGGGCGCCTGTTTCAAATCATAAGGAGAATTTCATGTCATCTGAATCAAAAATTAGAAGCGGGAGATTCCTCATCGGAATTTCACTGCTTCTTTCATCACACCTCGTGCCTTGTTTCGCGGAAACCCAACCTCAAGAGGATATTGGATCCGATGAAACCATTACCCTCGATACCATAGAGGTCCTCGGCAGCCGCATCGAGCACAATCCCGGCGGGCGCTCTATTGGAAAAATCGGACGGGAAAAACTCGAAAACACCGACGCCTTCAGTCTGAAGGACATTGTGAACACCTCGCCAGGTGTCCTCCTCAAACAAGGAAACGGCCCGCGCGACGTGGGTATTTCCATCCGCGGTTCCGGCGCGAAGGTGAACTTCGCGGTCCGCAACATCAAGATGTTTGAGGATTGGTTTCCCGTAACGCAGTCCGACGGCTTGTCGCGAACCGACTTGCATGATCCCAATGCGTATGAAGGCGTGGATGTTATTCGCGGGCCGTCCTCTTCGCTTTATGACAACTATGCGCTGGGCGGTGTTGTGAATTTCCGGTCGCGTCAAGGCAGGGACATCCAAGGTTTCGACTTCGGATCGACCGTGGGTAGCCACAATTACTGGAATAACTATGTGCAGCTTGGCCAGAGAACGGAAGGTTTGGAATATTCGCTTTTTGGCAGTGTCATCGGCGCGAATGGTTACATCGATCACAGTCATTTCGGCACCGACACGCAGAATTTCAATATGCGTTTTACACCGGACTCTCAACGGACGTTTGTATTTAAGTTCCTCAATAATAATCTTCGGGCAGACGTGCCGAACCGGTTAACGCTCAATCAGTTCAACGCCAATCCCCAATACGAAGGCGAAACGACCGGCACCGCCGCCGGAACCGTGACCGCAACCCGGGCCGATCAAAATCGAGATGATCGTAGAACCATCATCGGCGGTCGATATGAATATCAGGCGACTGAGAAAACGGGCTACCGGATCATGGGGACCTACGATGTGAAAGACATCAATCAAACCTTCAGCCAGATTACGGACAACGTCAATCCGAATTTCCAAACCTTCGCGGATGTGACGCATGAGGGGAGTTTGTTTGGGAAAGAAGCGAAACATTTCGCGGGTCTCTTCTTCAATTACATGGACCAGGAAGGAAACAGCTTCCAGAACCTGGCCGACGGAAATGGAACGCGCGGTTATCTCATCTCAAATACGCGGGGATATCATCAAAACGTCGGTGCGCGTTTTCGGGAAGAAGTTCAAGTCGCCGAACGAACCACCGGCATCGCGGGGCTGGGCCTCGAAACATCACGAATTAAAGGAAATGTCCAAACACGAACGGCGGCTGAGACTTATTCCCGCGTCGGGTTTGACCGTCGCATCAACAACGCCGCGCCGGAACTGGCCGTGATCTATAAAGCGAATGAACATTCGGAGTTGCATGGACGGTTCGGGATGGGATATGGAATTCCCAGTTTCTCCAACCTGACAACAACGCCCGATGGCACAGCGGGCAATAACACGAGCTTGAAACCCCAGCGAAACGCCGGGTTTGAATTGGGTGGAAAAACAAGCATCACTCGATTTGTGGATCTCGATCTGACCGGTTACTACGAACTTTTCTACGACGAGTTCGTGACGCAGGCTCCCGCCGGAACGTCGGGAACCAGCAGCTACACGAGCAACGCCCCTCGCTCTCGACATCAAGGAGTGGAAGCGAAAATCGACGTTTATCCGTTGGCCGGATTTTTCTGGTCCTCGGCGTTCACGTTTAATGACCATGAATACACTGAATTCAGTGAGAAGTTGAGCACCACGACGGCGGCCGTCGACCGCAAAGGTAAGAAAATTCCAGGCGTCGAGCGGTTCCAGCTTAACTCACGGCTCGGATACGACACCGCAAAAATCAACAACCGGTTGTCGGCCGGCGGTTTCATCGAAGCCAATTGGGTGGACAAGTTCTACATCAACAACAGCAACACGTTCGAGCAGCCGTCTTATGTCGTGTGGAACGCCAATCTCCACGCCTCAAAGCCGCTTGAGCGCGCGATGTTCAAGTCCGTCACCTTCTTCTTCGACGTTCGGAACGTGTTCAATAAGAAATACATCGGATCATCGCTGGTTGTCGCGGATTCGCCGACGAGCACCCCAACCAGCTTGGCGTCGTCCAGCCGTGCTTTCTTTGCGGGAACCGACCGGTCGTACTTCGGTGGAATCAAATTGGCCTTCTAACGGTGAATACCCCTTCACCGAACGTTGCATCAGAGTATCTCCTCTCCCCAGTTTTTTGGGGGGGGGAGGTGTTTCTTTGGAGAAAGATATGAATGAAAGTTATTCGAAGATATGGCGCTGGCATTTTTTTGCGGGGCTCTTTTTGAGTCCGACGTTAATCACGCTGGCGGTGACGGGACTCATTTACTTGTTTAAGCCCCAGATTGAACCGGTTATTTACAAGAAGTGGCTGGATGTCCCGGCGGAACAAAGAGTGGTGAGCGCTCAGCAGCAATTGGACTCCGCTTTACAATCCAATCCTGGCTCACGGCTTCAATATGTGACCCCGAGTTCCGGCCCCGGAAAATCGATGCAGGTGTTTCTAAAATCAAAAGATGAGGGACCGCGTATTGTTTATGTGAATCCGCACGACGGATCCATTGTTGGTTCCCAACGATCGGATCGAACGCTCATGCAACTCGCGCATGATATTCACGGCACGCTTCTCTTGGGAAAACCTGGCGAGATCATCATGGAGTTAACCGCGGGATGGGCGTTTATTCTGGTCGCGACGGGACTTTTTCTCTGGTGGCCCAAAAACAAAAATGGGTACGCGGGGATTTTATGGCCTCGGTTTTCGTTGACAGGGCGAGGATTCTGGAAAGACATTCATGCCGTGCCCGCATTCTACTTGTCGGCGCTCATTTTTCTGTTCCTTGCCACCGGTGTTCCTTGGACGGGGATTACCGGCAAACTTCTTGGTCGAATCGGGCAAGCCACGGGAACCGGCTCTCCGCCCGGATTTGGCGGGTCACCCTTCAAATCGGAAATCCTTCCAGGTCAAACACCACTTCCCCTGGATCGATTGGTTGAAATTTCACGTGAGCGGCTTCCAGGCGCCCCCGCTCAGATTATTCTTCCTAAAGATCCCAGTTCCGCCGCTGTCATTCGATGGAAAGCGCCGCGCCCCCAAGACCGCGCCTATATTCATGTCGATATGGGAACGGGGAAGGTTATTGCCGATTACCGTTGGAAAGATTTTGGGTTCATAGGGAAATTCGTTTTGATGGCAGTCGCTCTGCATGAAGGAACGTGGTTCGGAGTTTGGAATCAGATTTTGAACTCTCTGGTCGCATTGGGGGTGTTCGGATTGGCCGTGACCGGCCTCATGATGTGGTGGAAACGCCGCCCGACTGGCGCGTTGTTGGCGGCCCCTCAACCTTCAGCCAATGCTCGTTTCCCTGGAGGCCTCATTGCGCTCATCGGCCTTTTTTGTGTGATGGTTCCCATTGCTGGGCTTTCACTCTTCGCCATTCTGCTCATCGATGCGCTCGTGAAAAAAACGAAATTCATATTTCATAGAGAATCAAATTCATAGGAGATATTTATGTCAGAAATATTTAAAAAATTAGCACTCATCGGAGATGTCTGGGTTCTTTGGATTCTTCTGGGTGCAAGCGTGGTTTCACTTGGCGTCATTTTTGAGAGGTGGTGGACGTTTCGGCGTAACAGGATTAACTTTCCTCGCTTCCTGGATGAGTTGGGGCGACGCTTCGATTCAAACGATGTGGCGGGAGCGCGAAAACTAGCTCAAGAGTTTCACTCGGTTGAGGCGCGTGTGGCATTTGCTGGAATCATCAATTTTCAAAAAGGGCCGGCTTCTATTGAAGAGAGTATGACCTCACGCCTCGTTCTGGAGCGAGGCCAACTTGAAAAAAATCTGATTGTTTTGGGGACGCTCGGAAACAATGCGCCGTTCATCGGTCTTTTTGGGACAGTGCTGGGAATTATTAAAGCCTTCAATGATCTAGCGATGAGTGGGAGTTCCGGCGTTTCAGTCGTCATGTCGGGGATCTCCTCCGCTCTGATCGCGACCGCCTTTGGAATTTTAGTCGCCATTCCAGCGGTTGTCGCAAATAACTATTTTCAGACACGTTTGCGACGAATTTCATCCAACGCCCAAAGCTTGATCCACATGATGCAGGCCTATCTTAAAGATGAGCAGCATTCGGGACTTCAGCGTAAACGAATTCCCGAACCGGCACTCAGGTAGGAGACCCCTATGACGCAAGACACGGATCAGGATGGGGTGGTGACCGGTATCAATGTCACACCACTCGTCGACATCATGCTCGTTCTTCTCATCATTTTCATGGTGACTGCCCATTTCGTGGCGGATTCCGGCTTGAAGATTAATTTGCCGAAGGCGGCGACCGCAGAAGGATCGGCCACCCCGAGCCTCACCGTTTCCTTGAATCAGGCGGGCGACATCTTTCTATTGGAGAATCAGGTCGATGCCAATGGACTGAAAGCCAATCTTGAACGCGAAGCGAAGCTTAACCCGGGTGTTCGCGTGACGCTGGCGGCCGATCAGGCGCTTCCGTACAGAGAAATCGTGCGGATATTGGATCTCATCAAACAGTCGGGCGTGACCCGAGTCGCGCTGGCCTCGGAAAAATGACTGGCCTTGTTTCAAGAATAAACAAACCCGCGTTGGGGATCGCTCTGTCGGCGATTTTCCATATTGGTATCGGGTTGACCGTGAAAACGTTTTTCATGGCGCGGCATTCGGCTCCGATTTTGGCAGAACTGGATTTGTCTATGTCGTCTTTGGTCCCGGCCATTCCGAACCCGGGAGGACGAGGCGGTGTTCGCTCAGAAAGCTGGACAACTCCCAAAAAAGGGAGGGCTCCGGTTCCGCCGCCTCTTCCAAATGTGTCCGAGGTTAAACAAAGCCTTCCCGAAGAGGTGGCTTGTCCAGAGCCGTGTGACCGCCAGCAATCAGGGTCCGGATTTGGTGGGTCAACAGAGGGGACTGGGATTTATATCCCCGTTTCTCAAGCGGCTCGGAAACCAAAATGGATCGGGAATTTAATATCGGAGAGAGATTACCCGTCAGTGGCTCGCGCGCAAGGAAAAGATGGCCGGGTTGTTCTTTCGGTTCTGATTGACTCCAGTGGCAAGGTTCAGGATGTTCGCTTGCTCCAAGGCGCGTACGAAGCGCTCAACAGCGTCGCACTTGAAAAACTTCGAAATGCCAC
The Elusimicrobiota bacterium DNA segment above includes these coding regions:
- the xerD_8 gene encoding Tyrosine recombinase XerD yields the protein MKSFTFANPCFIRSALLLILIGGTNATGYAWARCSTWTWSTWISTNISFELHRRTAGTQKITRLEKLTFTMLEEHLKAWRSVCQNHTRVLPWERRTNQMSNMFKNFLKRCGITKGSLYALRHSFASHLAMADVNLAKIDKLMEHSDIRTAQIYSHLQPFRLKEAVFRLTPIA
- the btuB_4 gene encoding Vitamin B12 transporter BtuB, with protein sequence MSSESKIRSGRFLIGISLLLSSHLVPCFAETQPQEDIGSDETITLDTIEVLGSRIEHNPGGRSIGKIGREKLENTDAFSLKDIVNTSPGVLLKQGNGPRDVGISIRGSGAKVNFAVRNIKMFEDWFPVTQSDGLSRTDLHDPNAYEGVDVIRGPSSSLYDNYALGGVVNFRSRQGRDIQGFDFGSTVGSHNYWNNYVQLGQRTEGLEYSLFGSVIGANGYIDHSHFGTDTQNFNMRFTPDSQRTFVFKFLNNNLRADVPNRLTLNQFNANPQYEGETTGTAAGTVTATRADQNRDDRRTIIGGRYEYQATEKTGYRIMGTYDVKDINQTFSQITDNVNPNFQTFADVTHEGSLFGKEAKHFAGLFFNYMDQEGNSFQNLADGNGTRGYLISNTRGYHQNVGARFREEVQVAERTTGIAGLGLETSRIKGNVQTRTAAETYSRVGFDRRINNAAPELAVIYKANEHSELHGRFGMGYGIPSFSNLTTTPDGTAGNNTSLKPQRNAGFELGGKTSITRFVDLDLTGYYELFYDEFVTQAPAGTSGTSSYTSNAPRSRHQGVEAKIDVYPLAGFFWSSAFTFNDHEYTEFSEKLSTTTAAVDRKGKKIPGVERFQLNSRLGYDTAKINNRLSAGGFIEANWVDKFYINNSNTFEQPSYVVWNANLHASKPLERAMFKSVTFFFDVRNVFNKKYIGSSLVVADSPTSTPTSLASSSRAFFAGTDRSYFGGIKLAF
- the exbD_4 gene encoding Biopolymer transport protein ExbD encodes the protein MTQDTDQDGVVTGINVTPLVDIMLVLLIIFMVTAHFVADSGLKINLPKAATAEGSATPSLTVSLNQAGDIFLLENQVDANGLKANLEREAKLNPGVRVTLAADQALPYREIVRILDLIKQSGVTRVALASEK